The Maniola jurtina chromosome 3, ilManJurt1.1, whole genome shotgun sequence genome segment GTCTACAAGTCTCCGTCTATGGCGTAGTCTGTGTATTGCAACTGTGTACAGAGCGAGTGTCAACCCCAGGAGGCGTCGCGTGCGCGCGCGTTGTATATCTAAACACTGGTGTGTGGTGAACaaagacataataatattttattaagtatcaaatattatgaaaaattaaaatgatttattgTTGTTAAAAATAGATCATTTCATAATTATTGTGTGAACCCTGATGTAAACCCTTCGtgacaaataaaaatacaaaaataaaataaaaaataacatgaatgtgtgtagtgtgtgtgtgcatgtgtgtgtgttcaTACACTCAAACAAGATAcagttcaaaaattaaaaaccgacTACATCTCTTGAAAATACCACTACCTAACTACCTATGGACGAACgcatcataatatttatttacttattatataaATGTACGTAGCAGAAATCTTCCATTTGATACCAAGTTCGATGGATTTTTCTGAACTTGTTTGTATGTCATAttcgccatattgaatttttcatGACATAATATAGTTTATGTTATGATATATTTATTACGACAATAATATCATGTACATTCGGAACGCTAAGCAAAATGGacctcatattttattaaaattataatttatgacAATTACATAGAGAAACGATGAACCATTATGTAGCGGCTACATTAAGATTAATGTCAATGCCCAACAGcaccataattatcgcgataatcaacgcgttaaactgagtgtcCGCAAACGAAcagttaacgtctaatgccaattgaattgggattaaaatcgtctaacgccaaacggcattgtgaatgccgttgtacatTGATCGTGGATACATCTACGTTGAACGGGAAATGCCGTTGagcatcgcgttgttggccgtaaATGTGTCCGGGACGTAACACACACCCATACGCTACACGTACGCACACTCATACTCACATACACCCACTCATGCACACGCACAAATGCACACTATACACACacgtacacacatacacactttgTTTGAAGACATTTTCTATCATCTACCATCTGCCAATGTGTTTGATGTACCAATGCGAGAACTTGTTCGCCGCACACCCGTGTGACGCGCAGGCCTAATTCGTCAATTGACGGCGCCGTACTCGGCCATTGCTCACGGTGGTGCTCTGGTCACTTGCGAATTATCCTAATTTTTATATCATCCTAACAATAAATCAATGTTACACTTATTACATTTCATGGAAACCATACATATTGTATGGTGTCCAAACTCCACATACCAATGTCACATTAATctacagtttttatttttactcgcAACTTCATCTACGTTAAATAAGATTTATAAAATtctaagtatagaatgtaccagctatactcacgtatttagtcggtGTAAGTCCGACTTGTTTCGCGCCCTGAATGGGATCCTTTTTCATGGGAACTCGGCTCGCTGCGCGTCCCGCCGGCTCGCGCGTCTGTCGTTTATAAAATTCCGTTAAACCTATTTGACTTTCCCGAATAgaaagctatccctgtaccaaattgcgtcaaaatcggttaagtggataaGCCGTGAAagtatgacagacagacatttattTTGCTTTACATAGGTTTCCACTAAATATGCATCCATGTAACAATAAGGAAAGATGAGGTTCTAGTTTGAAGCGCGATTTCCTAGAAGGTGCTTGTTCATGCTCTAAGTTATACGTGGTAGAGAACATGAACCAAAAGTAACTTACCACGCACCTTCCTAAGCTAACTTTTCCAGACCTAAATGAGAGCTTGTCTGAATGTCTTTAGAGAGTGTTAATTCCCAAAAAACAAAAGACCACGGCGCATCTGTGAGGTCCACAAAAATTGCTACATTGAAACAAGAACGTACGTTAACTTACATAGctataaactaaaaatatgtagattcTACCTATCACTCAATCAATGAACTAGAATTTATGCTGGCAGAGCAAAAAGTATAAAGGAAAATTTAAGCATTGCAAAGGTTTTAAAGCAAGCTATACAAAATGAGCTTAATAACCCTTTAGTACTTTTACTTTCGCTCCATTCTCTGTATTAAATACTCACTCTAGCTACGAACTATTAGTCTATTCGAGAATAATTCACTTGCAAAAGGGGCATTCACTTTTCTCTTCCTTTCTTCTATGTCTGGAGTTCATGCTCCCAAGGTCTACGCCCTCCACGATTAAATTGTTTAGGCCTCACCCCAGCAAAATgatttgaaaaatatacatttaccttttctttttatttaaaattagaaaCAAACAATTGAAGTtgtatttaaataggtaaaatTACGATAATTTGCAACCACCATCACCATCGACCTACTGATTTAGAGAAAAGTTAGTGTtaagtgatataatattatacgaaTTTGAACGAAAAAGAACAAAAAAGGAAACGTTATATACGTTGAACATTTTCAGTTTAATTTTGTCCTTGTAAATATATTTgctatattatttactaaatgaatgtaacatattattaatgaaagaaaatagatGAACACAAATTTTTCTGAACGTTTCATTTGAAATAACCCCCTTTTCAGCTTTTGGACTATCTATATGAACCACATGGCTTAAAACGCGACCCGATGGAAGGGCAATATTTATCACAAAATGTTGTCTCGCCAGGGAGGTAATCACGATCCtcagtcatgactcatgagggagccactggattaaGAGCGAGAGGGAGATAATATGAACCAGATTGTTATAGATTTTTTGATGATACAGTCAAAGATGGAACGCCTTACTTGAACAAGCCGTAAGGATGCAAGATAGACGAATCACAGTTTAGACAAGtggaataaaaatagaaataattcataaaaataatataattttactatgaGAGATCAAGGAACCACACAAAAATTCTACTCTATTTGATTTTGATTGTCCAAGGAGAACAAACTTCAACCGAGAGTGGTGTTGTGTATCACTCTTCAATTCAGGTAGGAAGGTACAAAGTATTTCAATGAAACACGAATcaacttaatatttattttattttacgtaaATGGGTCAGTGCTCTCACTCTTCCTTCTAATAAGAAACTTGGCAAAGTCATCCTTTTCGGGATCAAAAGAGCCAATCTTCTCGCACTGCGCTGTCGTCGCCGCTTGCTGGATCTGATTACCATATGCCTTCACGTCATCTCTTTTTAACTCTACCACATATTTCCGTGACTCCATTATTACTACAGCATCGTCTCTAGCCATCGACCATACACTGGGTTTCACTCGAGGAAGCACATTATGTCCGACGAATACTCCGTGAAACAGCCCCTGAAACTGAGGCTTATGCGGATAATGGTCCAAAGCAGAAAGTGATAAGAAATGGACTTTTCCAAAGTCGACGTCTATGTACGTATCCCGGTCTTCACGCAAAAGTACCGGAGCTTCCGGCCCACTTTCAGAAATCTTTGCATCGAGCTCgcataaaactgtcatacccaAATTCTGTTGGGTATCCAAATTCATCACGTTAGGCTCAAACGGCTTACGCGTTTCGATTTCATAGAGCATCCTCATTACATTACGCTCTGATATATCAGTCGATCTTTTGTAATTGACCCCATGAGTGGACTTTAGCATATCCTCGTCTTCGCAATCGAGGCCATATGCGATGTATGGAGAAGTGACTAAATCCCCAAGATATCCACGGTGAAGGTATCTATTCCCACACTTGTAAACTCCAGCAGCCAACGAAACGTTCGGTCGGCAAACCTCCGTTTCCAACCAAGTAAAAGCTATTCCATGTTCTCTAAAATGCTTGTACTCTTGAAAGCATATCTGGCTGGCTGCTTCCTTCAAGCGCATATGATAATCCCAGTCGAACACTCCAACTCTATTATCATATCTGACACCGAGGTTTAATCTGACTCTATGGTCCCACAACTCGCATGCGTTGAACTGGTTTGTGTTCCCAGTCGTCCAGAAGCTAAAAAGGTTCTCCATGTAATCTCTCTCCCGGTACTTCATTTGGTCTACTGACACACAGGGTAGGAGACAGCTCATGTATTCAGGGTTTGTTATCATTCCAACTAACTGACGTGCTTTTGCAACAAGATACCTTGAAGTTGGAGGTCGCAGAAGCATATTTCCGTAGATTTCGAGGAACCGTCTGGTTTTCTCTAGAAGACCACTTCGATTCGTTTTCTCCAAGGCCATAGACAGGAGGAGGATTTGTCGAGCTATGATTTCTGGGCAGCCATCTATTACGAATATGTTCATATACCGTCTTGTATGTCGGTACGCTTGGGCCAAAGTTTTGAGGATATGTCTCGCATCACAACCGCCTATGATCAGAAAATTTAATTCGTACGCACCTTTATCACCATGTTTTAGATATTCCTTTTGAAGATCAAGGGCTGGACTTATTCCCCAGaacattttttattactttttgctACTTTTTACTGCTTTTTGCTTGGAAAATTGTCTTTCAACGAGCCGATGGCTCTGGCTGGATTTTCAGATTGAAAATGCCTTGACAACGTAAACATCGAGGTGATGAAGCGTGAAGTCTCAGTGGGGCGTTGCTATGGCGACGGGCTATTAATTGCCGGTATCTGCTAATAAAGCCTCTTTTATACTCATGTTAATTAAATATAGCTAAAGTTCTAATTATCTACTCGagtggtaagtaaatgttaagCGAAAAATgtagattatattattgtatattgatGAATTGCGTAGATGATGCGACTtcagcgtggatgtaggtttaaaTAGCCACATGTGAGCTCATTGAATTCCATTAAAAAGTAGTATTTGTCCGTCTCAAGGATTGTACCAGTCAAAATAAGTGAAGCGGAGGGGCCTTGAAAAATTGGAAAGAtagactttcacatttacaatattaagtaggtagtatgGATTGTTCAAATAATATAGTATCTAAAAAGAGATCTAAATTCAGACAAAAATAAAGACTAAATCCGTAAGGCCAAAGGTTCGAATCTCACCAGATGGAGTAATCAAACACACAGCGGACATACATCAAGATTAGATGGAAGTTAAAGAGGAATATTAGTGATCTTTTTAAACCCtttccaaaaaaattattgCTTAATAGTGAAAAATTTAATGATTGTCTTCTATAGACTGGCAAtatgaacaaaaataaattaattattagtcGGTTCCTCACAAACACAaacgtacgaatttgtcttcactttttaaaatacgaatatgtacatacctattatgagCTTTTCTTCtctggaattttataatattatctttgtgATTGGGTACCTaggaatataattattataagaatcATTATTAGTTATTAAGATATTAGTAACTTTTTTCGacaatttgaaattaatttgaGCTTGTTTTGTGACATAGATTCAAATAATATGATTTGCTAGATTAGATGATGAAGGGTAgtaggcaaataaaactaaagtgtaataaataagttttaatttatattcacatttataatttataataaatgcCACAACGTTTATTACTTaatgtaggtaataactaaataatatttgttCTGTACATGAAAATTACTTCATCGCTAaactatttacataaataaattaacatctCCTATCTCTATCGTAGTAACTATTTTAGATATTAATACTTATTCGATGTCTTAGATTttctttctaataataattttatgactTATTAGCCTAACAGTTTAAAATAGCTGCCAAAAGCATTTTAAATAGTATAGATACAAAGCTGAAATATTTATCTTAagcaaataaaaatgtattaaaaggGTCCCTTTTTGCCATTTTCGGGAAACTAGAACGTTATTCGAGTTTAAAACGGAGTTTATAGCCCAACTGGTAGTAGTGGCCCAGACTTAGCTAAAGCAAAATTTTACTACAAAATGTAAGTCCACCTTATATAATATGCATCTCATAGTTGGTAGCCTGGTGGGAGGTTTGCCAACGCTAAGCTGGTACGCGGTCGCCATCCAGCACCTTGGAGttccaacatctatcggttttttggACTATGTACCCCATCAGACAGATAGCGCAAGATGGTGTacaagaggcctatgtccaacagtggacgtctatcggttgacaacgACGACAACATTTGATAACTTTACTTacataccaattattattaaaataaaacatatttcaaTTATAACTACCATTTTTAAAATTCGTGGGCCGATGAACCCACtagaaatgaattttaaaagcgaaagtaattttttttttctcacgACTATACATCAAGACATAATTAACTAACGCTTACAATTAATAGGTCCTATTCTAAAGGTTTTAATCACTTTCATAGCCTCGTTTTAATACTAACAATATGCGAGCCAATCAAAGCTGGACAActttgaaaagaaaaatcattcattaatactcataacaatatttttagaaaataactCCTTCATTTAAATCCTATCAAATAgattataaataacaaaaaataaataaaactatttaacATAACAATTTAGGGTATAGAATAATGAACACAGAATTTAGCGCCTCGCTAGAAAGAGTAGCAATATGGCCaaactataatattaggtacaatttcataattaacaaaaattaagGTTAATGCACATCTTATATCTCAAACTGTATGCATTTCTATTTCATAAGAATCTATGAAGAAAGTGTGATTCTGTCGAGTAAAAGTCGAGAATTTTTTTCGAGAAATACCTACCCGTTGAAATATTAACCTATAATTGGCTGCTTGGGTTTAGGCCttcgtcaagaaaacctagagtCATCTTGGTTCAAAGATTTAGGCTTCGATGCCTTAGCTTCCACAGACAACGGCGATGCAGCCCCTCTCCAACCTGTACGGCTATTGGAATATGTAGATGACGTCACAGGCACTTTGCGTGTCTGCTTGATCTTTAGTTTGTTCAACCACAAATCCCTAGTCTTCTTGTTCCCAAGGACAAAGAAAAGGAACAACATAAACCCTTGATAAGTCGCCGTAAACGTGAAGAAGTACGCAGCGACAACGTTGAAAGCGAACAAACCAAAAATCCAAGGCAGCCCAAAAAGGAAAACCAATAAACAACTAACGGAAGCGCAACGGAGAGCTTCGTTCGAATCCCCATGTCTCTGAATCCCCCTAGATGCAAACACGGAACGGACTATTAAAGCAAATAGTGTCCAGTTTACAAGTAATATAAATGCTATGGGGGCATATACAGCCAGCCACATAGCAAGTCCAGAAGGATAGCAAAAAGAACCACTCGGCATTTTCTCTTCGAAACGCCCCGCGTAAGAAGACGGAGCGGCTGAAAGAAGAATGCCAATAATAGCCAAAGGAACCCCCCAAGCAAATGCAGATGCTCTCAACAGTTTATGTGAGGCATCTCTTGTGAAGACTAATACTAATCTTCTATACGATAACACTGCTGCTACTAACATCCAGCAGAATGACGATAGAACTGAGTAATGTAAGACTACACCTATTAACATACAAGCAATACTGTATTGGTCAAATTTAGcaaaaataattactaaaaagCTAAGGACGAGTAAGaatattgatatacataattgAAGCCAGATTTTGTTGCTATAATCTCGTCGCCAGGATCTGAACATGGCTGCCGTAACTCCAACCATTATCAGCCCAAAAATAGATAAGCAGCATCCAATAACAGTTAGCAGTTCCAAAACATCTTCATCCTTTTGGGAAAATACTGACTTCGGGAACAATACTTCAGCGAAATGCGTGAGATGGGTGCATCTGCAAGTGTCTAGCATGCCTGGTTCAGTTGCACGGATGAGGGTGCAACCATCGGAGGACCAGGATCCAGTTCCATCTTCATTGAATTTCCAGTAAGCGCATGTTCTTGTTGCGTTGCGGTCTGTTTCTGTTGTTGTTGGGCTTAAATGGATGTCTATTACCTGCGGGAAAATTGTCCAAAATTATTGTATGAATTATGGGAGTATGTACGTAATTGTAGAATGAAGACAATAGTTGCATAATGCCAGAAAAAGATGGTTAATGTACATATTTAATCCGGTAAATAGCGTAACATTCTAGAGTTCCAAAAACTCAACTCCGAAAACCTTCCGAAGTTTTAACGGTCGGAAATATCTAGACAAGTTTTGCTATTTTGGTGATTTTGGCTAGAAGTTCTCTACCCTAAAAACTCTTCTACCTATATCAACTGACTATATTTTTGACTAAACACCCCGATGGTAAAATTTAGTTTCAGTTGTCTAAATGCTAGATTTCAGATGCATTAGTATCAAACGATTGGAACATTTGTATGATTAGATAATGTTAAAGCTTCAGTTACCTCTCCATTCTCAAAGTTGGTGACATCCTCCACTTTGATACTCAGTACGCGACTGTTAACCGAGTAAGATTTTTGGCTCGCTTGGAAGGCTCTATCGTTCCTGAACACCACGAAACTAATGCGACGAGATGCGTCTGACACGGACTGTGGCAAGTGAACCACTACCTCGTTCCTTTCGGAGTCGAGGACTGTTCTGTTTACTTCACCTGAAACGAAGAAGAGACAAACATTAAggacaaatatattttaaagaaaagaaaCAATGGTTTCTATTCTGAGATTTCAAAAGCATCGTCACTAAAGGCAcctaaagatatttttatttttcatggcgTTATTATATTTACGCTACAAATACGCTTATGATAGCTTAGTTTTTGACCATTTGACTTCAGATATACCTAAAATGCAGTATGTCTGAAAAACAGAAATTTTAGCAACTTTACTTTCGAAAGAACTACATATTATCAGTAAACGTATCAGTGTCTCTCGTGGCTATATACCTTTCACATAATAGCTTGACTTCTGACTAACTAATCTAAGAGAGATGGCCTGAGCAAAAACAGTTTTACCGACTTTAGCTGAGATAATTCCGAAAGCAGCGTCAGTAAATGCATCATTATCTATTGTGGCCACTTAATGCCTTTTACATAATGTTACATTATCTGTCGTAAAGTTGTTGGCTGAAATGTTAATATTAGtctatagtaaaattaaaaatataagaaagtcGTTCTCTATAGCAGCTTAATGGACGACGACGTTTTATTAGCTTGGCTTATGGCCAACTAAGAGAGCAACAGTTTTTCCAACTTTACCTGAGATAATTTCGAAAGCACCGTCAGTAAATACATCGTTGTCTCTTGCTGCTATCTTCATGCCTCTCACGGGATGGCTTGGCTCAGCATCGGCTAGCAACATAGCAATGTTGTTCCGCACTGTAGTAACGCTTCTTGATCCGTTCAGCTCTATGGCAGCACCCAAATTATCTAGGAGGTGTAAAAGACGACCAGGGATTTCTAGGCTGTCGTGATGTTCAAATAATTCAtctacctaaaaaaaaaaaaaaaacgctttaAGGATTTTCTTGCTTAACCAtgatgtaaataaatttttggatttgtatattttaaacaaatggGTTGTTTTAATTTCTATTCGAGGTACAATTGCAACATAAATGCTTTAAATTAGTTTGCTTGGAATagtattaaaacaataaaattaaacaagaaGTTAAGTAGAGTAACAGTTAGGCATTAAAATACAATGAATACCTGATTAAATACATCGCCAATATCATCCACTGTGATAGGGGCGGAACTGTTGATCAGGTTGTCCAAGTCACTTAGCACTTGGTCCAATTGTTCTCCTGGCTGTGAACACACAATTTCCAGAATTAGAATAAACTTATGGCCATCTCATGGCAAACACTTGCCAATGGTAATAAGCACCTGAATGAAAAATCTCATGAACGCCTTCTTATTCAAATACGTAAGTATTTTCTGTTCaagttcttttattttctaatttGTGGAATCGCTTATTCATCTTCTGAGATATAAAGAACTCTGATTATAACAAAGTAACTTTAAAAAACTTTAGcattatatatttctttacatCTTAAACAATATTCACATTATTAGGCATGGTAATCCatactgtaagcttggcccatattaattatctataaacgtgtagaagttactgattagatagttggcgccactcaaatcataacaaatcataacatcatattagaaggcgtcattgattggctgaagttgttcaacatctgatcgataaacgtactgtatataaaattcttatag includes the following:
- the LOC123878657 gene encoding dynein axonemal assembly factor 3 homolog, with the translated sequence MFWGISPALDLQKEYLKHGDKGAYELNFLIIGGCDARHILKTLAQAYRHTRRYMNIFVIDGCPEIIARQILLLSMALEKTNRSGLLEKTRRFLEIYGNMLLRPPTSRYLVAKARQLVGMITNPEYMSCLLPCVSVDQMKYRERDYMENLFSFWTTGNTNQFNACELWDHRVRLNLGVRYDNRVGVFDWDYHMRLKEAASQICFQEYKHFREHGIAFTWLETEVCRPNVSLAAGVYKCGNRYLHRGYLGDLVTSPYIAYGLDCEDEDMLKSTHGVNYKRSTDISERNVMRMLYEIETRKPFEPNVMNLDTQQNLGMTVLCELDAKISESGPEAPVLLREDRDTYIDVDFGKVHFLSLSALDHYPHKPQFQGLFHGVFVGHNVLPRVKPSVWSMARDDAVVIMESRKYVVELKRDDVKAYGNQIQQAATTAQCEKIGSFDPEKDDFAKFLIRRKSESTDPFT